In one Pseudomonas hydrolytica genomic region, the following are encoded:
- a CDS encoding L-threonylcarbamoyladenylate synthase has translation MSQFFQVHPENPQARLIKQAVEIIRSGGVVVYPTDSSYALGCAIGDKNAVERIRRLRQLDDKHNFTLVCRDLSQIGLFAKVDTAAFRLLKNHTPGPYTFILNATREVPRMLLHPKRRTIGLRVPSHPIALALLEQLGEPLMSVSLILPGDELPMSDPYEMRQILEHQVELIIDGGFGGLEASTVVNLADDTPEILRVGCGDPSPFVDL, from the coding sequence GTGAGCCAATTCTTCCAGGTCCACCCGGAGAACCCCCAGGCGCGCCTGATAAAACAGGCCGTGGAAATCATTCGCAGTGGTGGGGTGGTGGTCTATCCGACCGATTCCTCCTACGCCCTGGGTTGCGCCATCGGCGACAAGAATGCGGTCGAGCGCATTCGTCGCCTGCGTCAGCTCGACGACAAGCACAACTTCACCCTGGTCTGCCGCGACCTGTCGCAGATCGGCCTGTTCGCCAAGGTGGACACCGCCGCCTTCCGTCTGCTGAAGAACCACACGCCGGGCCCCTACACCTTCATCCTCAATGCCACCCGTGAAGTGCCGCGCATGCTGCTGCATCCCAAGCGCCGCACCATCGGCCTGCGCGTGCCCAGCCACCCGATCGCCCTGGCATTGCTCGAGCAGCTCGGCGAGCCGCTGATGAGCGTCAGCCTGATTCTGCCGGGTGACGAGCTGCCGATGTCCGACCCCTACGAGATGCGCCAGATACTCGAACATCAGGTCGAGCTGATCATCGACGGCGGCTTCGGCGGTCTGGAAGCGTCCACCGTGGTCAACCTGGCCGACGACACGCCGGAGATCCTGCGGGTGGGCTGTGGCGATCCTTCGCCATTCGTCGATCTGTAA
- a CDS encoding TrkH family potassium uptake protein translates to MALPTLRIIGFIIGIFLITLAVSMVIPMLTLLVFEHPEDLNAFLWSSMITLIIGLLLVVPGRPENLKLRPRDMYLLTTCSWLVVCLFAAMPMMLLHHISFTDAFFETMSGVTTTGSTVLSGLDDASPALLIWRSMLQWLGGIGFIAMAVAILPLLRVGGMRLFQTESSDWGEKVMPRSHMAAKYIVFVYLTFTILGVIAYWLSGMNWFDAINHSMTSISTAGYSTSDQSMGKFDPASHWVAIVLMVLGSLPFTLYVASLRGHRKALLRDEQVRGFVGMLLITCALFSLWLWLNSEHALIDAIRLASFNIISVATTTGYALGDYTAWGGFAVMAFFYLTFVGGCSGSTTGGLKMFRFQVALTLLHANLKQMVHPRAVIKQQYNGHNLDEEIVRSILTFSFFITMTIGAIALFLALLGLDPLTALSGAATAVCNVGPGLGPIIGPAGNFASLPDAAKWVLAAGMLLGRLEIVTVLVLFTASFWRH, encoded by the coding sequence ATGGCCTTGCCGACGCTGCGCATCATCGGTTTCATCATCGGCATCTTTCTGATCACCCTGGCCGTCAGCATGGTCATTCCCATGCTGACCCTGCTGGTCTTCGAACATCCGGAAGACCTCAATGCCTTCCTCTGGTCGAGCATGATCACCCTGATCATCGGTCTGCTTCTGGTGGTGCCGGGGCGTCCGGAAAACCTCAAGCTGCGCCCTCGCGACATGTACCTGCTGACCACCTGCAGCTGGCTGGTGGTGTGTCTGTTCGCCGCGATGCCGATGATGCTGCTGCATCACATCAGCTTCACCGATGCCTTCTTCGAGACCATGAGCGGGGTCACCACCACGGGCTCCACCGTGCTCAGCGGGCTGGACGACGCCTCGCCGGCCCTGCTGATCTGGCGCTCGATGCTGCAATGGCTGGGCGGCATCGGCTTCATCGCCATGGCCGTGGCGATTCTGCCGCTGTTGCGCGTCGGTGGCATGCGCCTGTTCCAGACCGAATCCTCGGACTGGGGCGAGAAGGTCATGCCGCGCTCGCACATGGCGGCCAAGTACATCGTCTTCGTCTACCTGACCTTCACCATCCTGGGAGTGATCGCCTACTGGCTGAGCGGCATGAACTGGTTCGATGCCATCAACCATTCGATGACCTCGATCTCCACCGCCGGCTACTCCACCTCCGACCAGTCGATGGGCAAGTTCGATCCTGCCAGCCATTGGGTCGCCATCGTCCTGATGGTTCTCGGCAGCCTGCCCTTCACGCTCTATGTCGCCAGCCTGCGCGGGCACCGCAAGGCCCTGCTCCGCGACGAGCAGGTACGCGGCTTCGTCGGCATGCTGCTGATCACCTGCGCGCTGTTCAGCCTTTGGCTCTGGCTCAACTCCGAGCACGCCCTGATCGACGCCATACGACTGGCCAGCTTCAACATCATCTCGGTGGCCACCACCACCGGCTATGCCCTGGGCGACTACACCGCCTGGGGCGGTTTCGCGGTCATGGCGTTCTTCTACCTGACCTTCGTCGGCGGCTGCTCGGGCTCTACCACCGGCGGTCTGAAGATGTTCCGCTTCCAGGTCGCGCTGACCCTGCTGCATGCCAACCTCAAGCAGATGGTGCACCCGCGCGCGGTGATCAAGCAGCAGTACAACGGGCACAACCTCGATGAGGAAATCGTCCGTTCGATCCTTACCTTCTCCTTCTTCATCACCATGACCATCGGCGCCATCGCCCTGTTTCTCGCCCTGCTCGGCCTGGACCCGCTGACCGCGCTGAGCGGCGCCGCCACGGCGGTGTGCAACGTCGGCCCGGGCCTGGGGCCGATCATCGGGCCGGCCGGCAACTTCGCCAGCCTGCCGGATGCTGCCAAGTGGGTGCTGGCCGCCGGCATGCTGCTCGGGCGTCTGGAAATCGTCACCGTGCTGGTGCTGTTCACCGCCAGCTTCTGGCGGCACTGA
- a CDS encoding tryptophan--tRNA ligase, with protein MRPSGRLHLGHYHGVLKSWVKLQHEYDCFFCIVDWHALTTDYAEVGQLSQHVMDMAVDWLAAGVSPSSATLFVQSQVPEHAELHLLLSMICPLSWLERVPSYKEQQERQNGKDLATYGFLGYPLLQAADILLYRAGLVPVGADQLPHIEFAREVARRFNHLYGSEPDFELKAEAAIGKLGKKAGRLYSSLRKAYQEQGDAEALETARALLKEQSNITLGDQERLFGYLEGSAKVILAEPQPLLADPSRVPGLDGQKMAKSSGNAIFLRDGDAELEEKLRRMPTDPARVHRDDPGEPQRCPVWSLHQLYSPDERLHWVVEGCRSASIGCLDCKSALCSAVQTELAPLRLRAIDYEDSPDLVRSILAEGAERARDEARDTLAEVRLAMGLNYR; from the coding sequence ATGCGCCCCAGCGGTCGTCTGCATCTCGGGCATTACCATGGCGTGCTGAAGAGCTGGGTCAAGTTGCAGCACGAATACGACTGCTTCTTCTGCATCGTCGACTGGCATGCGCTGACCACCGACTACGCCGAGGTCGGCCAGCTGTCGCAGCACGTCATGGACATGGCGGTGGACTGGCTGGCCGCAGGCGTCAGCCCCAGTTCGGCGACCCTGTTCGTGCAGTCGCAGGTGCCCGAGCATGCCGAGCTGCACCTGCTGCTGTCGATGATCTGCCCGCTGAGCTGGCTGGAGCGGGTGCCCTCCTACAAGGAGCAGCAGGAACGTCAGAACGGCAAGGACCTGGCCACCTACGGCTTTCTCGGCTACCCGCTGTTGCAGGCGGCGGACATCCTGCTCTATCGCGCCGGGCTGGTGCCGGTGGGGGCCGACCAGTTGCCGCATATCGAGTTCGCCCGCGAAGTGGCGCGGCGCTTCAATCATCTGTATGGCAGCGAGCCGGACTTCGAGCTGAAGGCCGAGGCCGCCATCGGCAAGCTGGGCAAGAAGGCGGGCAGGCTCTACAGCAGCCTGCGCAAGGCCTATCAGGAGCAGGGTGACGCCGAGGCCCTGGAAACCGCCCGCGCGCTGCTCAAGGAGCAGAGCAACATCACCCTGGGCGATCAGGAGCGTCTGTTCGGCTACCTCGAGGGATCCGCCAAGGTGATCCTCGCCGAGCCTCAGCCTCTGCTCGCCGATCCCTCGCGGGTGCCTGGTCTGGACGGGCAGAAGATGGCCAAGTCCAGCGGCAATGCGATCTTCCTGCGTGACGGCGATGCCGAACTCGAGGAGAAGCTGCGGCGCATGCCCACCGACCCGGCGCGCGTGCATCGCGATGACCCGGGTGAGCCGCAGCGCTGCCCCGTCTGGTCGCTGCATCAGCTGTACTCGCCCGATGAGCGCTTGCACTGGGTGGTGGAGGGCTGCCGAAGCGCCTCCATCGGTTGCCTCGACTGCAAGAGCGCGCTGTGTTCTGCCGTGCAAACCGAGCTGGCGCCGCTGCGGCTGCGCGCCATCGACTACGAAGACAGCCCCGACCTGGTACGCAGCATTCTCGCCGAGGGCGCCGAGCGTGCCCGTGACGAGGCGCGCGATACCCTGGCCGAGGTGCGCCTGGCCATGGGCCTGAATTACCGTTGA
- a CDS encoding translation initiation factor 2 (IF-2, GTPase): protein MRSITLSLLATLLLTCALAQAEEETTPPAAAPSTEAQALQERLVQSEQLRNEEAAGNAAQLQRLRQENQRLRLQLKESQAQTQPALLSEEQTWFALGAGLSLISVLLGALLRGSRKTRREWIN, encoded by the coding sequence ATGCGCTCGATCACGCTGTCATTGCTGGCCACCCTGCTGCTGACCTGCGCCCTGGCCCAGGCCGAGGAAGAAACCACCCCGCCCGCCGCAGCCCCCTCGACAGAGGCGCAAGCGCTGCAGGAGCGTCTGGTGCAGAGCGAACAGTTACGCAACGAGGAAGCCGCAGGCAACGCTGCGCAACTGCAGCGCCTGCGTCAGGAAAACCAGCGCCTGCGCCTGCAGCTCAAGGAGAGCCAGGCGCAGACGCAGCCCGCACTGCTCAGCGAGGAGCAAACCTGGTTCGCCCTCGGCGCCGGGCTCAGCCTGATCTCCGTACTGCTGGGCGCCCTGCTGCGCGGCAGCCGCAAAACCCGCCGCGAGTGGATCAACTGA
- a CDS encoding YkgJ family cysteine cluster protein codes for MSEANPCLTCGACCAFFRVSFFWGECQSAGGSVPDEQVIQISPHYVAMRGTESKPARCTQLLGEVGCGVRCTMYEQRSSSCREFEASWENGVHNPRCDDARKAHGLPPLTPPVQPVVSPDRVA; via the coding sequence ATGTCCGAAGCCAATCCCTGCCTCACGTGCGGCGCCTGCTGCGCGTTCTTTCGTGTGTCCTTCTTCTGGGGCGAATGCCAATCCGCGGGCGGTAGCGTGCCGGACGAGCAGGTCATCCAGATCAGCCCTCACTACGTCGCCATGCGCGGCACCGAAAGCAAGCCGGCGCGCTGTACCCAGCTGCTGGGCGAGGTTGGCTGTGGCGTTCGTTGCACCATGTACGAGCAGCGTTCGAGCAGTTGCCGCGAATTCGAGGCTTCCTGGGAGAACGGCGTACACAACCCGCGCTGCGACGACGCGCGCAAGGCGCACGGTCTGCCGCCGCTGACGCCGCCCGTACAGCCGGTGGTGTCGCCGGACCGCGTCGCCTGA
- a CDS encoding Spy/CpxP family protein refolding chaperone: MRKTLTALLLAATLPTLAFAMPMKDGGPRHHDRDHGMFKELNLSKEQRQEFRKLMGEQMKTHREITKRYLDKLPEAEKQAMKQELDKARADQHKALRDLLNPEQQKAFDEHQKKMEARRAEMAEFKAWKAEKDQKTN; this comes from the coding sequence ATGCGCAAGACCCTCACCGCCCTGCTGCTCGCCGCCACCCTGCCGACCCTGGCCTTCGCCATGCCGATGAAAGACGGCGGCCCGCGCCATCATGATCGCGACCACGGCATGTTCAAGGAGCTCAACCTGAGCAAGGAGCAGCGTCAGGAATTTCGCAAGCTGATGGGCGAGCAGATGAAGACCCATCGTGAAATCACCAAGCGCTACCTGGACAAGCTGCCGGAAGCCGAGAAACAGGCCATGAAGCAGGAGCTGGACAAGGCACGCGCCGACCAGCACAAGGCGCTGCGTGATCTGCTCAACCCCGAGCAGCAGAAGGCCTTCGACGAGCACCAGAAGAAGATGGAGGCTCGCCGTGCCGAAATGGCCGAGTTCAAGGCCTGGAAAGCCGAGAAGGACCAGAAGACCAACTGA
- a CDS encoding sensor histidine kinase: MRSLFWRILATFWLAIALVAGLSLLLGRALNQDAWILNLHPGLDGLDRKWAKRYEQHGPAAAQDFLEQRKRKYRIDTQVLGESGQQLVKGTFPSRAAAFEARHGDDRHLPWRRLTAEYTSPDSGESYLFIYRIPHPELAAWHRASLFWPLSAIAIALVVLTLFSLLLTLSITRPLDRLRGAVHDLGQTAYQQNSLARLATRRDELGLLAKDFNRMGERLQGLIGSQRQLLRDVSHELRSPLARLRIALALAERADAAERDKLWPRLGQECDRLEALISEILALARLDADPGAAQPIDFGAMLGKLQDDARLTAPEQRLQFQLDRDVRLEGWPDMLERALDNLLRNALRFNPVGQPIEISARRQAERLLLSVRDHGPGVAAEHLAQLGEPFFRAPGQSGGGHGLGLAIARRAAQRHGGELLLANHPEGGFVATFSLPLQPQDRP; this comes from the coding sequence GTGCGTTCACTGTTCTGGCGCATCCTGGCCACTTTCTGGCTGGCCATCGCACTGGTGGCCGGCCTGTCATTGCTGCTCGGCCGCGCCCTGAATCAGGACGCCTGGATTCTGAACCTGCACCCCGGCCTGGACGGTCTCGACCGCAAATGGGCCAAACGCTACGAACAGCATGGACCGGCAGCCGCCCAGGACTTTCTCGAACAGCGCAAGCGCAAGTACCGCATCGACACCCAGGTGCTCGGCGAAAGCGGTCAGCAGCTGGTCAAAGGTACCTTTCCCTCACGCGCCGCAGCCTTCGAGGCACGTCATGGCGATGACCGTCACCTGCCCTGGCGCCGTCTGACCGCCGAATACACCAGCCCGGACAGCGGCGAAAGCTACCTGTTCATCTACCGCATCCCGCATCCGGAACTGGCCGCCTGGCACCGAGCCAGCCTGTTCTGGCCACTGAGTGCGATCGCCATCGCCCTGGTGGTGCTGACCCTGTTCAGCCTGCTGTTGACCCTGTCCATCACCCGCCCGCTGGACCGTCTGCGCGGCGCCGTGCACGACCTTGGCCAGACCGCCTACCAGCAGAACAGCCTGGCCCGCCTGGCCACCCGCCGCGATGAATTGGGCCTGCTGGCCAAGGACTTCAACCGCATGGGCGAGCGCCTGCAGGGGTTGATCGGCAGTCAGCGCCAGTTGCTGCGCGACGTCTCCCATGAACTGCGCTCGCCGCTGGCACGCCTGCGCATCGCCCTGGCCCTGGCCGAACGCGCCGACGCTGCCGAGCGCGACAAGCTATGGCCACGCCTTGGCCAGGAGTGCGACCGCCTGGAGGCCCTGATCAGTGAAATCCTCGCCCTCGCCCGCCTGGATGCCGACCCCGGCGCCGCGCAGCCAATCGATTTCGGCGCCATGCTGGGCAAGCTGCAGGACGATGCGCGCCTGACGGCCCCCGAGCAGCGGCTGCAGTTTCAACTCGACCGGGATGTGCGACTGGAAGGCTGGCCGGACATGCTGGAGCGGGCACTGGACAACCTGCTGCGCAACGCCCTGCGCTTCAACCCCGTCGGCCAGCCCATCGAGATCAGCGCCCGGCGCCAGGCCGAGCGCCTGCTGCTCAGCGTCCGCGATCATGGCCCCGGGGTGGCCGCCGAGCATCTGGCGCAGCTGGGCGAACCCTTTTTCCGCGCCCCCGGGCAGAGCGGTGGCGGTCATGGCCTGGGCCTGGCCATCGCGCGCCGCGCCGCGCAGCGGCATGGCGGTGAGCTGCTGCTGGCCAACCACCCGGAGGGCGGCTTCGTCGCCACCTTCAGCCTGCCGCTGCAACCTCAGGATCGCCCGTAG
- a CDS encoding nitroreductase family protein, protein MEALDALLNRVSVPRLVDPAPDAAQRELLFRAALRAPDHGQLRPWRFLTIEGQARERMGELFADALLAADAQAPEEKLLKARGMPMRAPLLVVVIARIQAHPKVPASEQVIAAGCAAHGILLAAHAQGIGAVWRTGDMAYDAHVAKGLGLAADEQIIAYLYLGTPERELRRAPELALEDFVSAWNG, encoded by the coding sequence ATGGAGGCTCTCGACGCTCTGCTCAACCGTGTTTCCGTGCCGCGCCTGGTCGATCCGGCCCCGGATGCGGCGCAGCGCGAACTGCTGTTTCGCGCGGCCTTGCGCGCACCCGATCACGGTCAGCTGCGCCCCTGGCGCTTTCTCACGATAGAGGGGCAGGCCCGTGAGCGCATGGGCGAGTTGTTCGCCGACGCGTTGCTGGCAGCCGATGCCCAGGCGCCGGAAGAAAAATTGCTCAAGGCCCGCGGCATGCCCATGCGGGCGCCGTTGCTGGTGGTGGTGATCGCGCGCATTCAGGCTCATCCCAAGGTGCCGGCGTCCGAGCAGGTGATCGCTGCCGGTTGTGCGGCCCACGGCATTCTGCTGGCCGCTCACGCCCAGGGCATCGGCGCCGTCTGGCGCACCGGAGACATGGCCTATGACGCTCATGTGGCCAAGGGCCTTGGCTTGGCAGCGGACGAGCAGATCATCGCCTATCTCTACCTCGGTACGCCGGAGCGCGAATTGCGCCGTGCGCCCGAGCTGGCGCTCGAAGATTTCGTCAGCGCCTGGAACGGCTGA
- a CDS encoding PHP domain-containing protein, whose translation MIVDLHCHSTASDGALAPSVLVERAHARGVRVLALTDHDTLEGLDEAQRTAAALDMQLVNGIELSCTWGGATIHVLGYAFEREAPALRQAIEALHQGRWQRAQEIDRRLAAKGMPGALDGARAVQQELGDSGNAPARPHFAEFLVRAGHVRDRAEAFRKWLGSGKLGDVKQHWPVLEDTLATLRAAKAWISLAHPWQYDFTRSKRRRLVADFAAAGGHALEVVNGMQPAEQVGGLAILAREFGLMASVGSDFHAPGDWSELGMYRPLPDDLTALWERFEHAQPPTVPS comes from the coding sequence ATGATTGTCGATCTGCACTGCCACAGCACCGCCTCCGATGGCGCCCTGGCCCCGTCTGTACTGGTGGAGCGGGCCCATGCGCGTGGCGTGCGAGTGCTGGCTCTGACCGATCACGACACCCTGGAAGGGCTCGACGAGGCGCAGCGCACTGCGGCGGCTCTGGACATGCAACTAGTCAACGGCATCGAGCTGTCCTGCACCTGGGGCGGAGCCACCATTCATGTGCTGGGGTATGCCTTCGAGCGCGAAGCGCCGGCGCTGCGCCAGGCCATCGAGGCCTTGCACCAGGGGCGCTGGCAGCGCGCGCAGGAAATCGATCGACGCCTGGCTGCCAAGGGCATGCCCGGCGCCCTGGACGGCGCACGGGCTGTGCAGCAGGAGCTTGGCGACAGCGGCAACGCACCGGCGCGGCCGCATTTCGCCGAATTTCTGGTGCGGGCCGGGCATGTACGCGATCGCGCCGAGGCGTTTCGCAAGTGGTTGGGCTCGGGCAAGCTGGGCGACGTCAAACAGCACTGGCCGGTGCTGGAGGACACGCTGGCCACCTTGCGTGCGGCCAAGGCCTGGATCAGCCTGGCGCATCCCTGGCAGTACGACTTTACTCGCAGTAAGCGTCGGCGCTTGGTGGCCGACTTCGCCGCGGCAGGCGGGCATGCCCTGGAAGTGGTCAATGGCATGCAACCGGCCGAGCAGGTCGGCGGTCTGGCGATTCTGGCGCGTGAATTCGGCTTGATGGCCAGCGTCGGCAGCGACTTTCACGCGCCAGGCGACTGGTCCGAACTGGGCATGTACCGCCCGTTGCCTGATGACCTGACGGCGCTCTGGGAGCGCTTCGAACATGCACAGCCACCCACTGTCCCTTCATGA
- a CDS encoding YciI family protein, which produces MLYAIIATDVENSLDHRLAARPAHLARLEQLKQEGRLVLAGPHPAIDSNDPGPAGFSGSLIVAEFDSLEAAQGWADADPYRAAGVYANVVVKPFKKVLP; this is translated from the coding sequence ATGCTCTACGCCATCATCGCCACCGACGTCGAAAACTCCCTGGACCATCGCCTGGCTGCCCGCCCCGCCCACCTGGCCCGCCTCGAGCAGCTCAAGCAGGAAGGACGCCTGGTTCTGGCCGGCCCGCACCCGGCCATCGACAGCAACGACCCGGGCCCGGCGGGCTTCAGCGGCAGCCTGATCGTCGCCGAGTTCGACTCGCTGGAAGCCGCGCAGGGCTGGGCCGACGCCGACCCCTACCGCGCCGCCGGTGTCTACGCCAACGTGGTGGTCAAACCGTTCAAGAAAGTGCTGCCCTGA
- a CDS encoding PA2779 family protein has translation MNKNFLSLISHLLMVCLFVATLPAQASMIGTQDVLAEQSLAADRAKIDDFLARDNVQQALQSMDVAPDLARQRVDAMTPAEIASLSQRIDSMPVAGALSGTDFVIILLVAILVVLIL, from the coding sequence ATGAACAAGAATTTCCTCTCCCTGATCAGCCATCTGCTGATGGTCTGCCTGTTCGTCGCCACCCTGCCCGCCCAGGCCAGCATGATCGGCACGCAGGACGTTCTCGCCGAACAGAGCCTCGCCGCCGACCGTGCCAAGATCGATGACTTCCTGGCCCGCGACAACGTGCAGCAAGCCCTGCAGAGCATGGACGTGGCGCCGGATCTGGCGCGCCAGCGCGTCGATGCCATGACGCCTGCGGAAATCGCCAGCCTGTCCCAGCGCATCGACAGCATGCCGGTCGCCGGCGCCCTGAGCGGCACCGACTTCGTCATCATCCTGCTGGTGGCGATTCTGGTCGTGCTGATCCTCTGA
- a CDS encoding response regulator transcription factor: MSRLLLIDDDQELCELLSSWLTQEGFQVTACHEAGNARRALALQAPDAVVLDVMLPDGSGLELLKQLRSEHPELPVLMLSARGEPLDRILGLELGADDYLAKPCDPRELTARLRAVLRRTAPAPTSSQLEQGDLSFSPNRGVVSIGEHDVPLTLSESRLLEALLRQPGEPVDKQELAQLALGRKLTLYDRSLDMHVSNLRKKLGPHPDGRPRILALRSRGYYYAP; the protein is encoded by the coding sequence ATGAGCCGGCTGCTGCTGATCGACGACGATCAGGAACTGTGCGAACTGCTGAGCAGCTGGCTGACTCAGGAGGGTTTTCAGGTCACCGCCTGTCACGAGGCCGGCAACGCCCGCCGGGCGCTGGCCCTACAGGCCCCCGACGCGGTGGTGCTGGATGTGATGCTGCCAGACGGCAGCGGGCTGGAACTGCTCAAGCAACTGCGCAGCGAACATCCCGAGCTGCCGGTGCTGATGCTCTCGGCCCGCGGCGAGCCGCTGGACCGCATTCTGGGTCTGGAGCTGGGCGCCGATGACTACCTGGCCAAGCCCTGCGACCCACGCGAGCTGACCGCGCGCCTGCGCGCCGTGCTGCGGCGCACGGCTCCGGCGCCGACCAGCAGCCAGCTGGAACAGGGCGACCTGAGCTTCAGCCCCAACCGCGGCGTGGTCAGCATTGGCGAACATGACGTGCCGCTGACCCTTTCCGAGAGCCGCCTGCTCGAGGCGCTGCTGCGCCAGCCTGGCGAGCCCGTGGACAAACAGGAACTGGCTCAGCTGGCCCTGGGGCGCAAGCTGACCCTGTACGACCGCAGCCTGGACATGCACGTCAGCAACCTGCGCAAGAAGCTCGGCCCGCACCCGGACGGCCGCCCGCGCATCCTCGCCCTGCGCAGCCGCGGCTATTACTACGCCCCGTGA
- a CDS encoding AraC family transcriptional regulator yields the protein MSERTTSSNWALAIVQALELGGVDCVGLFAELGLDYAALNDPDARFPQDGMTRVWQHAVALSGNPAIGLNMAQVVRPASFHVVGYALMSSRNLREGFTRLVRYQRIIGEGADLNLLPQPDGYALTLAIHGDRLPPARQSAEASLAYCLAFCRWLTGKPIRPREIRFQGPPPADLGPYQQVFQAPLRFNAEHYGLIFERSDVEAQLPSANEALAQLHDRFAGDYLARFSGSRVTHQARQVLCRLLPQGEPRRETVAQALHLSQRTLQRRLQEEGTSYQQLLDDTRRDLAEQYLGQVDLTLLEVAYLLGFADPSNFFRAFRRWFGETPGEYRAQRGFAS from the coding sequence ATGAGCGAGAGAACCACATCCTCCAACTGGGCATTGGCCATCGTGCAGGCACTGGAGCTGGGCGGCGTCGACTGCGTCGGCCTGTTCGCCGAGCTGGGTCTGGACTATGCCGCGCTGAACGATCCCGATGCACGCTTTCCGCAGGACGGCATGACCCGCGTGTGGCAGCACGCCGTGGCGCTGTCGGGCAATCCGGCGATCGGGCTGAACATGGCGCAGGTGGTGCGCCCGGCGTCCTTCCATGTCGTCGGTTATGCGCTGATGTCCAGTCGCAACCTGCGCGAGGGCTTCACCCGCCTGGTGCGCTATCAGCGCATCATCGGCGAGGGGGCGGACCTGAACCTGCTGCCGCAGCCCGATGGCTATGCCCTGACCCTGGCCATTCACGGCGACCGCCTGCCGCCCGCGCGGCAGAGCGCCGAGGCGTCCCTGGCCTACTGCCTGGCATTCTGTCGCTGGCTCACCGGTAAGCCCATTCGCCCGCGGGAGATCCGCTTCCAGGGGCCGCCGCCGGCGGACCTCGGGCCTTACCAGCAGGTCTTCCAGGCCCCGCTCAGGTTCAATGCCGAGCACTATGGCCTGATTTTCGAGCGCAGCGATGTCGAGGCGCAGCTGCCCAGCGCCAACGAGGCCCTGGCCCAGCTGCACGATCGTTTCGCCGGTGATTATCTGGCGCGCTTTTCCGGCAGCCGCGTCACCCACCAGGCGCGTCAGGTGCTGTGTCGCCTGCTGCCGCAGGGCGAGCCGCGGCGCGAGACGGTGGCGCAGGCACTGCATCTGTCGCAGCGCACCCTGCAGCGCCGTCTGCAGGAGGAGGGCACCAGCTATCAGCAACTGCTCGACGACACCCGCCGCGACCTTGCCGAGCAGTATCTCGGCCAGGTCGATCTGACGCTGCTGGAGGTCGCCTATCTGCTCGGGTTCGCCGACCCGAGCAACTTCTTCCGCGCCTTCCGCCGCTGGTTCGGCGAAACGCCGGGGGAATACCGCGCGCAGCGCGGGTTCGCCTCCTGA
- a CDS encoding Mpo1-like protein — translation MTAQSKERYQSFAEFYPYYLQEHSNPTCRRLHYVGSLLVLAILAYALLSQQWLWLLTLPLVGYGFAWVGHFVFEKNRPATFQYPLYSLMGDWVMLKDAFTGRIRF, via the coding sequence ATGACCGCCCAGAGCAAAGAACGCTATCAGAGCTTCGCCGAGTTCTACCCCTACTACCTGCAGGAGCACAGCAACCCCACCTGCCGCCGCCTGCACTACGTCGGCAGTCTGCTGGTGCTGGCGATTCTCGCCTATGCCCTGCTCAGCCAGCAGTGGCTGTGGCTGCTGACGCTGCCCCTGGTCGGCTACGGCTTCGCCTGGGTCGGCCATTTCGTGTTCGAAAAGAATCGTCCGGCGACCTTTCAATACCCCCTGTACAGCCTGATGGGCGACTGGGTGATGCTCAAGGATGCCTTTACCGGCCGTATCCGCTTCTAG